Proteins encoded within one genomic window of Bdellovibrio sp. ArHS:
- a CDS encoding leucyl aminopeptidase family protein, which produces MAKKTASAKTSNKIHFRSWIETFDIGKELKVKNELTGFVYFLGVDDSAKFTSWVQQHSLPWQASSLKQNDKDFVYFVGQQGPVWILRSRKKNSVGHDGLIDESGYTWARDQFGSLVAHFKAHHLNAVQIEFHGTEADQDLGALVGMDIATYNFRQFVDGKQLADLPKVSLKKTLGSFDKNIVKEAMIRARAVNLARHLVNLPPNDLNPESFAEIAAKRLAFPTTLKVAIWDAKKLVQEKMGLHVGVGQGAEHGPCMVHLKYRPAKKSKLKPVAFVGKGITFDTGGLDIKPSSAMRLMKKDMGGAASVIGLALWVAESNYPGPVDFYLALAENAVDGKSFRPSDVLTARNGLRVEIDNTDAEGRLVLADVLDVACTVKGADEPEYVIDVATLTGAIKVGLGAEIAGLFSNDDNLAAALTRAGQRAGDLNWRMPLFEKYFGEMSSPFADFKNSGGGFGGAITAALFLQKFVRGKKWAHLDVYAWSDKAHGALTSSGGSGQPVQCLIEFLTKRI; this is translated from the coding sequence GTGGCTAAAAAAACCGCCTCGGCAAAAACTTCGAATAAAATTCATTTCCGTTCCTGGATTGAAACTTTCGACATCGGCAAAGAACTTAAAGTAAAGAATGAATTGACAGGCTTTGTCTATTTTCTGGGTGTGGACGATAGTGCTAAATTCACCTCCTGGGTCCAACAGCACTCTTTGCCTTGGCAGGCCTCTTCTTTAAAACAGAATGACAAGGACTTTGTTTATTTTGTGGGGCAGCAGGGGCCCGTGTGGATTCTTCGCTCGCGCAAAAAGAACAGTGTTGGTCACGACGGTTTGATCGATGAATCCGGCTACACTTGGGCGCGTGATCAGTTTGGCTCTTTGGTCGCCCATTTCAAAGCCCATCATCTTAATGCAGTCCAAATTGAATTTCATGGCACGGAAGCGGATCAGGACTTGGGAGCTTTGGTCGGCATGGATATCGCCACGTATAATTTCCGTCAATTTGTGGACGGTAAGCAGTTGGCAGACCTTCCCAAAGTCAGTTTGAAAAAGACCTTGGGAAGCTTCGATAAGAATATCGTGAAAGAGGCGATGATTCGCGCGCGCGCGGTGAATTTGGCTCGCCATTTGGTAAATCTTCCACCGAATGATTTAAACCCTGAATCCTTTGCGGAAATCGCGGCAAAGCGACTGGCCTTTCCAACCACTTTGAAAGTGGCGATTTGGGATGCTAAAAAATTGGTCCAAGAAAAAATGGGATTGCACGTCGGCGTAGGGCAAGGAGCCGAACATGGGCCGTGCATGGTTCATCTGAAATACCGTCCTGCTAAAAAATCAAAATTAAAGCCGGTGGCTTTTGTCGGAAAAGGTATCACCTTCGATACTGGTGGCTTGGACATCAAACCTTCTTCGGCGATGCGCTTGATGAAGAAGGATATGGGTGGTGCGGCCAGCGTGATCGGTCTGGCTTTGTGGGTGGCTGAAAGTAACTATCCGGGGCCTGTGGATTTCTATTTGGCTTTAGCGGAAAATGCGGTGGATGGAAAATCCTTCCGTCCTAGTGACGTACTTACGGCGCGCAATGGGCTTCGTGTTGAAATTGATAACACCGATGCGGAAGGTCGTTTGGTGTTGGCCGATGTGTTAGACGTCGCCTGCACTGTCAAAGGGGCGGATGAGCCTGAATACGTCATTGACGTCGCCACTTTAACCGGGGCGATCAAAGTCGGTTTAGGTGCTGAAATCGCCGGACTTTTTTCAAATGATGATAACTTGGCTGCGGCTTTGACTCGGGCCGGTCAGCGCGCCGGTGATCTGAACTGGCGTATGCCTTTGTTTGAAAAATATTTTGGCGAGATGTCATCTCCCTTTGCCGATTTTAAAAATTCAGGCGGCGGTTTCGGCGGAGCCATCACCGCAGCTTTATTCCTGCAAAAATTCGTGCGTGGAAAAAAATGGGCCCACTTAGACGTGTATGCCTGGTCGGACAAAGCGCATGGAGCTTTGACTTCCAGTGGTGGCAGTGGTCAGCCCGTTCAATGTTTGATCGAGTTTTTGACGAAGAGAATTTAG
- the apaG gene encoding Co2+/Mg2+ efflux protein ApaG: MAMQKTTTPDFQISAKVVYVPSESRPEQGYHFFAYKIAITNKGSMPAQLMSRHWIIMDSSGKKEEVRGPGVVGIQPKIQPGQTFEYDSACPLNASTGSMQGKYYFVSESGESFSVEIPEFFLIAPHALH; the protein is encoded by the coding sequence ATGGCAATGCAAAAAACAACGACTCCTGATTTTCAGATTTCCGCGAAGGTGGTCTACGTTCCCTCAGAATCCCGTCCTGAGCAGGGATATCATTTCTTCGCGTATAAAATCGCCATCACCAACAAAGGGTCTATGCCGGCCCAATTGATGAGTCGTCATTGGATTATTATGGACTCCTCGGGCAAAAAGGAAGAGGTCCGCGGCCCCGGGGTTGTCGGAATCCAACCCAAAATCCAACCTGGGCAAACTTTCGAATACGACAGCGCTTGTCCACTCAATGCGTCAACCGGCAGCATGCAGGGAAAATACTACTTCGTATCCGAAAGCGGAGAGAGCTTCAGCGTCGAAATCCCTGAGTTCTTCCTTATTGCGCCTCACGCCCTTCATTAA
- a CDS encoding DUF502 domain-containing protein, which yields MKQLQKIFLQGLVTFLPIALTIYIIYAGIAIVDSFLGDALRQILPIYIPGLGFLLTVILIFLLGLMLNNLLAGGIFTKLEQRLTQVPFIKAIYSPLRDLMNLFSKGGGPGGLQKVVLVDLGDTGIRALGLVTRENFRDVPAIEQNADDRIAVYIPMSYGLGGFTLMVPRSRLTPLDMPIEKAMSLAITGWVKAESKPEGEKK from the coding sequence ATGAAACAACTCCAAAAAATCTTCTTGCAAGGTCTTGTGACTTTCCTTCCGATTGCACTGACGATCTACATCATCTACGCGGGCATCGCCATCGTAGACAGCTTTCTTGGAGACGCTCTTCGCCAGATTCTGCCCATCTATATTCCGGGCTTGGGTTTTCTGCTAACGGTTATTTTAATTTTCCTGTTGGGTCTGATGCTCAACAACCTGCTTGCTGGAGGCATTTTCACAAAGCTGGAACAGCGCTTAACGCAAGTTCCGTTTATTAAGGCCATTTATTCTCCGCTGCGTGATCTGATGAATTTATTTTCAAAAGGCGGCGGTCCCGGAGGACTGCAAAAAGTGGTGTTGGTCGATCTGGGCGACACGGGTATTCGCGCTTTGGGTTTGGTCACTCGGGAAAATTTCCGCGACGTTCCTGCTATTGAGCAAAATGCCGACGATCGCATCGCGGTTTATATTCCGATGAGCTATGGTTTAGGGGGATTCACCTTAATGGTTCCCCGCTCGCGCCTGACACCTTTGGACATGCCGATTGAAAAAGCGATGAGCCTGGCCATCACCGGTTGGGTCAAAGCTGAAAGTAAGCCTGAAGGAGAAAAGAAATAA